The following is a genomic window from Pseudomonas purpurea.
AGACAGGCCTGCAGGTCGGCAACAACCAGACCGACTACGCGTCTTCGGTGAAGGGCAATGCCGGCAACAATATCCTTAAGGCCAACGCGAGCGGCGACTGGTTGTTCGGCCTGGACGGCAACGACCACCTGGTTGGCGGCAAGGGTAACGATGTGTTTGTCGGTGGCAGCGGTAATGACCTGATGACGTCTGGGGGCGGTATCGACACCTTCCTGTTCACCGGTCACTTCGGGCAGGACCGGGTGGAGGGCTTTCAGGCGAACCACAAACTGGTGTTCATGGGCGTGGAGGGCGTGGGTCAGAGTTATGACGTGCGCGATCACGCCAAGGTCGTCGGCAACGATACGGTACTGACCTTCGGCAGCGATTCGGTGACGTTAGTGGGTGTAGGGCTGGACCATGTGTCTGGCAGCAACGTCGTCATCGCCTGACCTTGCCAGCCGACAGCGCGAAGCCGAACCCGGTTTCGCGCTGTCCTGTCGACCGGGTAAACGCCGAGATTTCGCTTCGCGTCTTCCGTTGTCCTTATTGATAGTGAATGACGATGCCTTTGAGCTTGCGTCCTTCAACGGTTTGAATGTCCCGATCCCACAGCGGACCACTGACATACGCCGACACCGGCAGGATCTTGTCGTAGACCACGACCACGGCGTCACCGCCGATCCTGGCGGCTTCCTCTCGCAGTTTCTGCTCGATTTCACTGACCGGTGGCGGTGGCTCGACACTCGCGTCCAGCAGCACCTCACCCAGGCGCGTATGTGGCCGGGTCGGCTCGGTGCGCAGCACCTCCACCGACGCGGGTGACGTCGGCGCGGCATGCACGGCGCCGACGTATTCGGTGGTGCGTGCACTCACATTGGCGCAGGCGCTGAGCGCCCATACGGCGGTGGCGATGGCCACGAGTTTGAGGCCGTGCAGGGCAGTCGCACACGCCTGGTCATTCGGCACAAAAGAATTAGGCTGCAAAGTCATGACTCCTTGTGATGGATCAAAATCGCCGGAATTGGGTGACCCGCCAGCGTCCGGGGGCCTCCAATACCTGCGCCATGATCACGCGCAAGGCTCTGGAACAGGCTTTTGCAGGTGATCACACGTGCAGCAAAGCATAGACACAACGGTGCGTAGAGCCAGGTTCGACGGCGTTTTTTATCAGCCGCCTGACTAAAGCAACGAGCGCACCACGCGTTACAGGGACAGCGTCAGCGCAAACTTAAAGGCTGATGTGGTCCGCAGAATCCAAGGAGAAAGAACACAGTGAGTAACAGCAAGAGGAACGCAATGATGGTGGCTTTGGCCCTGATGTCCGGGACCGTTGCAGCCCATGAGCTCCCTCAAAGCTCGATTTTGACGCGCTACGGCGTGACCCCGGACCAACTGCAACTGCCCGCAGTGGCCATGGTCAAGCCCAAGGAAGAACCTCCCAAGGAGAGTCTGTTCAAGCTTCAACCAGAACAGCCCTGGGCCAATGTGCACATCGGGGATAACAAGGCGCCCGAAGTGACCGGCAACATCAGCATCGATAACTCTTTCGCCAAAGATTACGAACGCTGCCTGAAATTCAAGCAACAACTGACACAACACGGCTCCAGGGACAGCATCTCCTGCGATAACACCTTCCCCTGGCAGGGCGATGGTTCCAGGTTGCGTTGACGCTACAGGCTTATTTTTCCTTGCGGACGGTGGCCACATCGTCCGCTTTGACCCGCACTTTTTTCCCCGAAATGTCTTCGAATTCGTAGAAACCGTCCTTGGTCCTGGTGTTCGGAATGTCCTTGGTCAGGTACTGCGTACCGTTTTGCAGGGTCACCACCGTTCGGGTGGAGCAACCGCCCAGCGCCAGCAACGCCATGACGGCCACTGATACGCCCAGAATCCTGATGTTCATGCACAACCCCCATTCGAAAAACACCGCCGCTCAACCGAAGCAAGCCTTTTACTCTAGCGCTAACCGCCGTTTGTGTAGCTCGATGGCAGAAAGTTCTGTGAAACCCTGAAAAAAACGATCAAGCGTCCGCTTATCTTTTCTGTTTACCAGCGGCAGGCCGCAGGCAGAGTGATCCGCACTCAGCAAGACCAAGGCGTAGTGATGTTGATTGATGACCGGTTTGGCGAAAGCAACATCCAGCAGCTGTTGCCGCGCGGGTGGTCGGTCGCCCGTCACCCTTTGTGGGTGGGGCGTTGTTTCAGTAACTCAACCCATTGCGCGGCAAACCGGTGGCAGTCACCGGGCCAGCGAGCCGTCAGCAGGTTGCCATCGCGCACCACAAAGCCGTGTTGCGGGGTTTCAGGCGTATCACGCACAGGGAATAAGGGACCGGGCAAAAAATCGGTCGGCCGGGCGAGGGCTGCGGTCACTTCGGCTTGCACCGTTTGCGGGTACGTTCGGTAGTAACGCCCCAGCCAGGGCGCTGTCACAAGCCAGGCTGGCAGCTCCATGGTATTGGCCACCAACGCGGTGACTTTGCGTCCGTGCAGCACCGAAAAACCGCTGTCGGGTTGCCACGTCCGTGCCAGCAGCAACACGCCATGACACACCGCCGCGACCGGTTTGTCGGCGTCGAAGCAGTGCAGGGCGATCCGCTGCGCCAGCCCGGACTCCAGCAAACTGCGCATGCCCCTGGCGTGGCCACCGGGGATGAGCAGGCCGTCGAACTCTTCGGGGTTCACCTCGGAGTAAGCCAGCGGCGCCTGGAACGCTGGATCCTCCGTCATGGCCGCATAACGCTCAAGATCGGCCTTACGCGTCATCAGCAAAGGATTCAGGAGACCAAAACCGATACTCACCAGGCGTGAATCCGCATAGGCCGGTAAACCCTCGGGTGTGGCAAAACGCAGGTCGATGCCGGCCTGGCGCAAGGCCTGCCAGGGAACGCTGCTTTCGGTAGGGTCGTAATCGGCGGTGGGCAACAGAATCAGGATCATGCGCAAACCTCGTTGTGCCGGTAAGACAGTGCTGGGCAGCAGAATAGCCGCAGGCGGTCTCAACAGGACACCGCCAGCGCTAAGGCGTCGTCAGGCCCGGCTCGCGAATTTGCCCGCGCAGCCACGCGTACCAGCGCTCCAACCCTTCACCGCTGGTGGCGCTCAGTTGCATCACTTCAATCTCGGGATTGATTCGACGGGCGAAGGCAATGCAGGCGTCCACGTCGAAGTCCACGTAGGGCAGCAAGTCGATTTTACTGATGATCATCAGGCCCGACGCCTTGAACATGTGCGGGTACTTCAGCGGTTTGTCGGCGCCTTCGGTCACCGAGAGGATGACCACTTTGGCCCGCTCACCCAGGTCGAACAGGGCAGGGCACACCAGGTTGCCGACGTTCTCCACCATCACCAGCGAGTCGGGCGGCGGCTCAAGTTGACTGAGCGCGTCGGCCAGCATCCCGGCTTCCAGGTGACAGCCGGTGCCGGTGTTGATCTGCACGGCTTTGCACCCGGTGGCCCGGATGCGCTCGGCGTCGAACAGGGTTTCCTGGTCGCCTTCGACCACGCACACCGGCAGGCTGCCCGCCAGGTCACGCAGGGTATGTTCCAGCAGCGTGGTTTTGCCCGCGCCGGGCGAACTCACCAGGTTCAGGGCCAGAATGTTGCGCTCGTTAAGCCACTGGCGGTTCAGTTCAGCCAACTGATTGTTCTTGGCCAGTACTGCCTGCTCCAGGTCGACATGCCGGTGGCTGACTGTCGGGGCGAGGTCGCGCGCGTGATGGACATCAGGCACTGCCAGGCGGATGTAAGTACCGTGCAAATCGGCCTCGCCAACGCGCTGCATTTTGCTGGTCGACAGGTCAGTGATCCTGGCCTTGGCGCTATTGGAACAACCACAGGTGGCACACATCAGGCCGCCTCCTCGATTTCCATCGATTTGATTCGCAATTGATCGCCGCCGTGGGGGCGCTCCAGGTTGACCGAGCCGCAGGCGCAGGTTGAAAGCATGTCGTCCATTGCCACCGTGGCACCGCATTCACGGCAACGGCTGAGACCGGGCACACGGATGATTTCCAGCACCGAGCCTTGCAGCGGCGTGCCTTCGGTGACCACGTCGTAGCAAAAGCGCAGGGCCTGGGGCATGACACACGACAAATTGCCGACTTCCAGCGTGACGCACAGCACCCGCGCACCGCCCGCGCGCTCGCAGCAGGCGTCGACGATGCTTTGGGTGATGGAGAGCTCGTGCATCAGCAGATCCTCGGCAGTTGCTCGCCGATCAGCATGTCGACGATGCGCTCGCCACCGAACACGGTGTGCATGATCACGCAGCCTTGCGGGCTGTCACCAATTTCGCCAATGATCGCCGCGTCGATACCCGCCGGGTGCGCACGCATCGCGGCCAGCGCCGTCTCGGCATGTTCGGCCGGCACCACGGCGACCAACTTGCCTTCGTTGGCGAAGTACAGCGGATCGAGCCCGAGAATTTCCGATACGCCCTTGACCGCTTCCCGCACCGGGATGGTCGGCTCATCGAGATTGACGCAGACGTTGGCGGCCTGGGCGAATTCGTTCAACACCGTGGCGATCCCGCCGCGCGTGGCATCGCGCAGGCAATGCACGTCGGGGCAGGCGTCGAGCAACGCGGCGATCAACCCGTGCAAGGGCTGGCAATCGCTTTCGATCGGCACCTCCAGCGCCAAGTCATCGCGCGCGGCCAGAATCGCCACGCCGTGGTCACCGACGTAACCGTTGACCAGCACCTTGTCACCCGGCTGTGCTCGGGTGGCAGCGATGTTGACCCCGAGGGGAATCACACCGATGCCGCAGGTATTGATAAACAATTTGTCGACAGCACCACGCTCCACCACTTTGGTGTCGCCAGTGGCAATCTGCACCCCGGCGACCTCGGCCGCACGCTGCATGGACGTAACGATGCGCCGCAAGTCAGCCAGCGGAAAGCCTTCCTCAAGGATCACCGCGCAGGACAGGTACAGGGGCCGCGCACCAGAAACCGCGAGGTCGTTGACCGTCCCGTTGACGGCCAGGTCGCCGATGTTGGCCCCGGCAAAAAACAGCGGGTCGACCACATACGAATCGGTGGTGAACGCCAGGCGGTCGCCGTGTCGGGCCAGGTCGCTCAAGGCAAAACGCGCCTGATCTTCCAGCGGTGCCAGCAACGGGTTGTTGAACGTGCCGACAAACACGTCATCGACCAGGTCGCGCATGGCTTTGCCACCGCTGCCGTGGGCCAGGGTGATGGTCTCGCCGCGCACCTTGCCGCTGCGCTGGCGGATACGCGGGATCGGGTCGTCGATCACGAGGGTCAGAGGGTCGGGCACAGTCATGGGTGCTGCTCCGTGGCGGCGGCTTCGCGTTTTTTCAGGATGTCCACCAGGTCAATGCGCCCGTAGTTGTAGACGGCGGCGCAGGCCCCTTCGCTGGACACCATCAATGAACCCAACGGCATTTCCGGTGTGCAGGCCGTGCCAAAGACTTTGCACTGCCAGGGTTTGATCACGCCCTTGAGCACTTCGCCGCACTGGCATGACTTGGGGTCGGCAATCTTCAGGTTCGGCACCGGGTACTTGCGTTCGGCGTCGAAGCGCGCATAGGCGTCACGCAACCGGACCCCGGAATGGTCGATCGAACCCAGGCCTCGCCACTCGAAGAACTCGCGCAACTGAAAGACTTTCTGCACCGCCGTCAGTGCGGCCGTATTGCCGGCCTCGGGCACCACGCGTTGATACTGGTTTTCAACCTCGCACCGGCCCTCGGCCAGTTGCCGGGTGACCATCCACAACGATTGCAGGATATCCAGCGGCTCAAACCCGGAGATCACCAACGGTTTTTTGTAATGCCGGGCGATGAATTCATAGGGCTCGCTGCCGATCACCATGCTCACATGGCCCGGACCGAGGAAGCCGTCGAGCGTCAGCTCCGGGGAGTCGAGAATCGCCTTGATCGTGGGGATGATGGTGATGTGGTTGCAGAACACCGAGAAGTTTTCGAGGTGCTCGGCGTCGGCGCGCAGGACAGTCAGGGCCGTGGACGGCATGGTGGTTTCAAACCCCAGGGCAAAGAACACCACCTCGCGCGTCGGGTTGTCGCGGGCCATTTTCAGCGCATCCATGGGGGAGTAGACCAGGCGCACATCGGCACCTTCGGCCTTGGCTTGCAGCAGGCTTTTTTTCGAGCCGGGCACGCGCATCGCGTCGCCGAACGTGGCGAAGATGATGTTGGGGTGTTGCGCCAGGGCCACGCAGTCATCCACCCGGCCCATCGGCAGCACGCACACCGGGCAGCCCGGCCCGTGCACCAGTTCGATGGCGTCGGGGAGCATCTGCTCGATGCCGTACTTGAAGATCGAGTGAGTGTGGCCGCCGCAGACCTCCATCAACTGGAGCGCACGTTTGCGGCAGACCGGTATCTGCAGAACCAGCTCTTCGATCTTTTTCACCAGTACCCGGGCCTTGACCGGGTCGCGGAATTCGTCGACGAACTTCATGGCTGGCGCTCCAGCCCGCCGCGTTCGTCGGCGAGCAAGGTGTGCACCAGGTCCCAGAGGATGTGGTAAGTGGCAACGTGGACTTCCTGAATCCGGTGAATGCTGTCGGTGGGCACCACAAGGCAATGATCGAGGTCAGCCGAGTGGGCCATTGCGCCACCGTCGCCACCGGCCAGGCCCAGGGTGGTCATGCCCATTTCCCTGGCTTTCGCATAGGCCTTGAGCAGGTTGCTCGAGTTGCCGCTGGTGGAAAAACCCACCAGGCCATCTTCGGCCCGACCGAGGGCAATCACCTGCCGGACGAAAATATGCTCGAAGCCGACGTCATTGCCCACGGCCGTCATCATTGCCTGGTCGGCCGCCAGGTTGGTGGCGGTCAGCGCCGGGCGGCCAGCGGTGATCGGGTGCAGGAATTCCACTGCAAAATGCGCGGCATCGCAGGACGATCCACCGTTGCCCATCGACAGCATGCGCCCGCCGCGTTGATAAACCCGGGCAATGGCTCGGGCCGTGGCCACGATGGCCCGGGCGTTCTCGGCGAAGAATCGCTGTTTGACCTCCACGCTGTGGGCCGCTTTTTGCTGCACGGATTCCAGCAGCGCGGCCTCGACGGCGCCGGACTCTTGTTTGTCGCCGTGTAAAAACGGGTACAAGCCACGCAGTGGGCTATCACCTTGGGACATGGCAGTGCCTCCCTATCCAGAGTCTTGCATCAGGCGCATTTCTTCGGCCATTTCACCGAGCGCCTGTAGCAGGTCGAGGGTTTTCAGGGCCTCGTGTTCATCGATTCGGCTCATGGCAAAGCCGACATGCACCAACACCCAGTCGCCGATGCAATCGGCGTGGGTGCGGCCGTCACCGACGACGCACGAGATATTGATTGCCCGGTGGATGCCGCCGATTTCCACCGTTGCGGTATCGGTCGCCGCATCGACGATGGCGACGATTTGCCCTGGAATGCCTACACACATGGCGGTCGATCCTCTTGTGCAGCGCGGGTTTGTGCGGCGGCGACCGCTGCCTGACCCAGGCTCAGCCCGCCGTCATTGGCGGGTACTCGCCCGTGGCGCAGCACCTGGAAACCACGGGACTCAAGGCTGCGGATCAGTGCGCCACTGAGCAGTGCGTTTTGAAAGACGCCACCTGACAGGGCGATACGCCCGGACCAGCGATCGCCGTGCTGTTCAGTCAGGTGCTCGACCATCCGCACCAGCGCTTGCGCCAGGCCGACGTGGAAACGTGCAGCGATGACGCCGGGCGAGACCCCGGCACGCAAGTCGTTCAGCAGGGCTGCCCACATCGGTCTCGGTTCCAGCCGTGGCAGACCCTGGCCCGACTCGATTGCAAAAGGGTAACCCCAGGTGTCGACCAGCGCCGACAGGTCAACGGCGGCTTCCAGTTCGATAGCGGCTTGCCCTTCGTAGCTGATCGTTTGACACAGCCCAATCACCGCAGACACCGCATCAAACAGCCGCCCGCAGGAGCTGCTCGGCGGGCTGTTGAAGCCCGTTGCCAGCATGCCGTCCAGCGTCGCCAGCGGTTTGTCCGCGAGCGTGCGCAAGTACGGCAGGTCACCGAAATCGCCCATCAGCGTTGACCAGTTCGAAGTGCGGCGCAGGTGGGCGTAGGCCATGCGCCAAGGGTGTTCAATCGCCAGTTCACCGCCGGGCATGGCGACGCTCGCGAAACTGGCGAGGCGCTGGTAGCCACGGTAATCGGTGAACAAA
Proteins encoded in this region:
- a CDS encoding YgdI/YgdR family lipoprotein, translated to MNIRILGVSVAVMALLALGGCSTRTVVTLQNGTQYLTKDIPNTRTKDGFYEFEDISGKKVRVKADDVATVRKEK
- a CDS encoding DJ-1/PfpI family protein, encoding MILILLPTADYDPTESSVPWQALRQAGIDLRFATPEGLPAYADSRLVSIGFGLLNPLLMTRKADLERYAAMTEDPAFQAPLAYSEVNPEEFDGLLIPGGHARGMRSLLESGLAQRIALHCFDADKPVAAVCHGVLLLARTWQPDSGFSVLHGRKVTALVANTMELPAWLVTAPWLGRYYRTYPQTVQAEVTAALARPTDFLPGPLFPVRDTPETPQHGFVVRDGNLLTARWPGDCHRFAAQWVELLKQRPTHKG
- the hypB gene encoding hydrogenase nickel incorporation protein HypB; protein product: MCATCGCSNSAKARITDLSTSKMQRVGEADLHGTYIRLAVPDVHHARDLAPTVSHRHVDLEQAVLAKNNQLAELNRQWLNERNILALNLVSSPGAGKTTLLEHTLRDLAGSLPVCVVEGDQETLFDAERIRATGCKAVQINTGTGCHLEAGMLADALSQLEPPPDSLVMVENVGNLVCPALFDLGERAKVVILSVTEGADKPLKYPHMFKASGLMIISKIDLLPYVDFDVDACIAFARRINPEIEVMQLSATSGEGLERWYAWLRGQIREPGLTTP
- a CDS encoding hydrogenase maturation nickel metallochaperone HypA, producing the protein MHELSITQSIVDACCERAGGARVLCVTLEVGNLSCVMPQALRFCYDVVTEGTPLQGSVLEIIRVPGLSRCRECGATVAMDDMLSTCACGSVNLERPHGGDQLRIKSMEIEEAA
- the hypE gene encoding hydrogenase expression/formation protein HypE, giving the protein MTVPDPLTLVIDDPIPRIRQRSGKVRGETITLAHGSGGKAMRDLVDDVFVGTFNNPLLAPLEDQARFALSDLARHGDRLAFTTDSYVVDPLFFAGANIGDLAVNGTVNDLAVSGARPLYLSCAVILEEGFPLADLRRIVTSMQRAAEVAGVQIATGDTKVVERGAVDKLFINTCGIGVIPLGVNIAATRAQPGDKVLVNGYVGDHGVAILAARDDLALEVPIESDCQPLHGLIAALLDACPDVHCLRDATRGGIATVLNEFAQAANVCVNLDEPTIPVREAVKGVSEILGLDPLYFANEGKLVAVVPAEHAETALAAMRAHPAGIDAAIIGEIGDSPQGCVIMHTVFGGERIVDMLIGEQLPRIC
- the hypD gene encoding hydrogenase formation protein HypD, which produces MKFVDEFRDPVKARVLVKKIEELVLQIPVCRKRALQLMEVCGGHTHSIFKYGIEQMLPDAIELVHGPGCPVCVLPMGRVDDCVALAQHPNIIFATFGDAMRVPGSKKSLLQAKAEGADVRLVYSPMDALKMARDNPTREVVFFALGFETTMPSTALTVLRADAEHLENFSVFCNHITIIPTIKAILDSPELTLDGFLGPGHVSMVIGSEPYEFIARHYKKPLVISGFEPLDILQSLWMVTRQLAEGRCEVENQYQRVVPEAGNTAALTAVQKVFQLREFFEWRGLGSIDHSGVRLRDAYARFDAERKYPVPNLKIADPKSCQCGEVLKGVIKPWQCKVFGTACTPEMPLGSLMVSSEGACAAVYNYGRIDLVDILKKREAAATEQHP
- a CDS encoding SIS domain-containing protein produces the protein MSQGDSPLRGLYPFLHGDKQESGAVEAALLESVQQKAAHSVEVKQRFFAENARAIVATARAIARVYQRGGRMLSMGNGGSSCDAAHFAVEFLHPITAGRPALTATNLAADQAMMTAVGNDVGFEHIFVRQVIALGRAEDGLVGFSTSGNSSNLLKAYAKAREMGMTTLGLAGGDGGAMAHSADLDHCLVVPTDSIHRIQEVHVATYHILWDLVHTLLADERGGLERQP
- a CDS encoding HypC/HybG/HupF family hydrogenase formation chaperone, whose protein sequence is MCVGIPGQIVAIVDAATDTATVEIGGIHRAINISCVVGDGRTHADCIGDWVLVHVGFAMSRIDEHEALKTLDLLQALGEMAEEMRLMQDSG